CTGGCCAGGTCTGATGACCCACAAAGTGAGGAAATggctcttttattgaaaatgtgagtaccacagcccgaagggggtgcagcAAAAGAAAAAGGGAggactgaggattctcctccaggccctccactaggggacggagtggtcttgctaCCAGCTCCGGGGCAAACATTTGACTTCCTGGGTCAAACTTCTCAACACCATACACCAAAAGATTAAAATACtctgtcacactgcaggaaaCCGCGCTTCCGTGTTCTTTCGATCAGCAATTTTCAATGGCGGAAAAAGGCAGatctatattagcaaatacttgtgcaggatgggaactgtttcttcttccgctcatcttaacttcataaatgctgaaagacacaagcagacaagcgcttgtgacttcacaagactcgttcaaacaagataaaaaaataataataaaaaaattaatcataTCCGCCAAAAAGCTGCTGTGTGTCAATTGTCTCTAACAGAGCAGACACGATAACAATGaatatcatcatttatgtatcCCTTTTCCTAATGCAAGATCTGGAGGAAATTTAAAAAAACCCCACTCTCCAATAATCTGTGGAAATGGGGTGTTTCAACCCCGCAAACAGCACAATTTGAGTGAAGGACCCATAGACAGCAGTTCTTTTTTGGGCAACCAAAAGAACCCGGAAGGGGCAATGtggagcgttttttttttttttttttttgtaaacattagCTTCATCTATAAACTCTGCTGTATAAACCAATGAAATCGTGAAAGTGGGCGGAACTACACGTGTCGCCCCTCCCCAATACGCCCCACCGTCAAGGCTGCACTCTGGAGTACTTGCACATCTCTCACAACCTCAAGGTCCCATTTTTTTCACTTACACTCTGTGGGGCTAAAGTTTTAGGACCCTGCGTCAAGGGTATCCAACCAAACAAAAACGGACTGGGATTAAAGCCTATAAAAGGTAAACGTAATTGCATTTACTAATAAGATTTGTTCTGTGATCTGTGATTGGGGACTGTACTGAGAGATCAGCTTTCATAATCCTGTCAGACAATAATCTTCATGTTTTAAAAACGATGTTTTGTTGCactgcttgtttttattttacattaatcgTGACACTCGATTTTGCACAGCTTTCGTATTATTTCATCAAGGTATGTCCCCTTGTGTGACTGAATGGACAGTTCACGCACATGGATCTAGAGATATCTGTCCTGTTAGCACTCCATACCTATGTATTGATCTGAAACATTGCATGGGTGCAGCAGATGGGAGGGGCTGCTGCAGTCAACTGCAGTGCAGTGGCTCACGGAGGCCTGCTATTTGTTGGATGCAGCGCTGCATAAGGCAGTTAGGTGGAGCTATAGGACTGTTTTGCTGTTACTGTCTCAAGGAGAGCTcagtgtctttttttatttattttttattagtataTTACACAAAAGAAACAGTGTAATATACCGCCCCCTCAAAGATAATTGTTGAAGGGGTAAGTAAAAATTCTGTGACCTTCATTCCATACTTACTatttttctgtggaaaacaagaggagacattttgaagaattttgaCCCTAACAGTGAATGAGGACTGAGGCtgctacctaacatctccttttatgtttcacagaagaaagaaattaatatgggtttggaacaacacgtgGGAAATGGGTGAACTAACTTAATTCATCAGCTCTGCTTTTAGctcttctgaaaaaaaaatggctttttagaccacatttattttaaggcacattTTGTGAGTGACATTGCATTTATGATGTtcagaaaaaaacattcaaaatataaGTATGTCAATATGTTGTTTTGCGTCTCTTCTGGGGCATTTAGAAGTGTTAATTTCTCTCCCCTTTGATTTCTCCATAGAGTTCTGTAATGAACACATTAAAATCTATGTTTGGATGGCTCCTTGTTCTCGGAGGTAAGAGAATCATAAGGATGTTTCTTTTCTTATTAAACCATTTTTGTTATTCAGTATTGACAAAATATTCTCAATACAATACTGTATTAaactgccttaaaggaatattccaggttcaataaaagttaagctcaagcaacagcatttgtggcataatattgactaaagggttcacacaaaaattaaaatctctcatcatttacccaccctcatgccatcccagatgtgtatgactttctttcatctgcagaacacaaacaaatatttttagaatatctctgtcacggtcctgtcactctgtcagtttgggtttttgtctgacaggaacATGGCATCACCATCCCAAGTAGTCTTGTGTTTCATtatctgtctttgtgtgtctgGATCCCGACTTCCCAGTCTATTTCagtttcggtctgtgtcggggttcggacactcatgctccatgttcttgTCTGTTTCTCGCGACTGAGGGCGTGCGTTGTGCTCACTTTGCACTGCGCGCCCGGTTCacaagctgtcttcatgttgtgctgaggttcgatAACTTCGGTCTGAGATTTCGGCTTGTGTTTGGCCAAATTCTCACACAGGTGTCTTGTCTTAtttttgtcgcctgttgcatGCATCGTTTGCCGTTTATCTCGTGATGTATGCTCAGGTTTCGCTTAGTGTGAATGCGTGGCATCACTTTGTTTGCCGTTGCTACGCAATCTCTTGTCTTGTTTGTCGGTTTGAAtgggcgtatattgccttattgtcttggcaatGTGCTCTCTTAGCATTCGGGTGTTtcgttgttttgtttctgtattgctgcgtgtctctctctgtcttacgtcataccccacctccttgtttgcccattattaatttattagtcacacctgccctgtcttgttaacctgttaatttctctccctatttattctcctcatgtttgctgtccagtgccactttgtcttgttttccagtcggTCTTGTGTCTTGTTTCCAATTGTGTGTTTTCAATCTTCCCTGTTGGTCCTGTTTCCCCTACCTAGTTCCTGTTTCGGTCCGGTCAATCCTGTTTCCCTCTGCTCCAGCCTGGATTACACTTTTCCCCCTTCAGCgtagtttatgtttgtgtttcccccttgtgggagttttatgttgttgttttttttttttttaaataaataaatcccccttttttgaagctccaaaaaaacaaaggcaggataaaagtaacccataagactacagtggtttaatcaatgtcttctaaagccagATAAatattttgggtgagaactggAAAAAACACCTTTTtcacaaaaaatcacataaaggcagcataaaagtaatccatacgtctTCTGAAGTAATGCTGTCACGTTGAATgaaaaacagattcatatttaaatcctttttttactataaatctccaatttcccttacagatttatagtaataaaggacttaaatgttgatctgttcacACCTaacatatagcttctgaagatatggatttaagcactggagttttatggattacttttatgctgcctttatgtgatttctggagcttcaaaggtttggtcacagttcacttgaattgtatggacctacagagctgaaatattcatctaaaaatcttaatttgtgttcagcagaagaaagaaagtcatacacgtctggaatggcatgtgggtgagtaaatgatgagagagtttacattttttgtgttagctatccctttaacagaaaaaaatatttagactcgtccctccttttctttaaaaagaaaaataagaaaaaactgataataattttataaaagcactttttgtGGCAATGAACATTATGCtacagatgctgttgattgagtttattGAACCCagtatattcctttaatttaagtttaaatttAACTTCAATCTGATGAACCCTGTCTTCACAATTTGTTGTGCCAAGAAGACAAAATTGATGGTCCTTGTTATTTTACATCTTCAGTTCTGATGAGCCCAGTCTTGTGTCAGGATGAGGAGACCATAATTACAGTATGTCAAGAGGAAGATAATGACCTCAGAGTGGACTGCCTCCTGGAGCCCAAAGCCAACTACCACACAGACTATGAGTTTTCCATGTCCAAAGGCTCAAAGGAGACCATCATAAACACCAACATATCTGGCATCATGCCTGACCCCAAGTTTAGACACAATACATTTGTAACAGAACTTGAACCATACGGATTCAGGCTGATCATGATGAGCTTCACCATTACTGAGAATACAACCTTCATTTGTAAAGTAACCAAGATCCAGAAAACACTGTCTGTTGAATTAGGTACAACAATTGAGATAATTCTCTATGTCTCActgtgtaaaagtaaaaaaactattttctctGCCTAAACTTGAACTTGTCTTTGCCTTCCAGATACCATCCAGCCCTGCTCTGCCATCAGCTTGTTTCTGTTAGGTTATCATTGGCTCAGTCTTTTGGTTCCTTTGTGCATCGTACAGCTATGGGAAGGCTTCTAAGAAACATTCAGTGACAGGGTGTACAAAATTTTAATTTCGATAAATAAagcaaaatgtatttctgatattTTCTTGAATATATTGGCGCTAGCTTTACTGCAAAGTAAGTATTGCTTGCTGCATCTATGAAGTTATTGTTTACTTTGTCTTTTTACATGTCAAGTCAAAGTACAACTCAccacatgttgtgtgtgtgctgtaaTAAGTTAAAGGATTTGTAATGTACTTGACTGCTTTTAAGGAGTGTCTGTCAGCATTGTTGTAGGAGAAAGTTAGCTCAATCAGTGGTGTGACTTTGTAGCAGAGTTAACAAATAACTTCCCCAaagaataatgataaaataacatgaaataacatGCTTTCAATGAAATGCACCAACTAACTTTAGAGTCCAGGCaccttttctgtatttaaacattaattagtaatttttgttgttgtttcatcACGTTTACAGAAGTAACTCAGTTTGTTAAGACTCTGCTTTCATACACTGCAATAATGCATCTAATTTTACAATTGCaactatattatattgtattataaatgCAGTATTAATAATGTAGCATATTGCTGAGCATTTGTGCAAGTACTTCAGCAAAGGAATTTTCACATCCTGTctgtttacaaataaaatattatgtttcATGGAGTTTTTCTTATCTTTTGTTCATTTAACTTGCAAACATTTAACAGGTATCGCCTAAATTGGTTGGTATCTGTGTACTGAGTCAGTCTTGGCGTCATTAGGAATGTTTGTTtatgaaatgaaagtgaaagcgGCTTCGAGTCAAATGTGTGCTTTTAAGTGAGATTATTCGGCTCATAACGCACTGGGGAACGCAAACCAAGGTATCAGAAGTTACGGTGACGTGTCTCTATCAAACACGTCCTTTGACATACAAGGTTAGTAAACATGAGCTTTTTCAACAGCAAAACAGCCTACGTGGTAAAAGGTTGGTATCGGGAAAGTGTCTTTGTTTTCAACCTGTCTAAAAATGGCGAAGCTTCTCGCAAGGAGGTTAAATACGTACAAATGTATTAACGTCTCGTCTTCTGGGGAACtgcgcattataaatgttaaattaaaagtgaaaaaagagGTTCCTTCCAAATAACCCTATAAGAATAGTAGCATGTTAAGTGTTAAATTCCAGCAAtggtatgtttatgttatttaggGTTTCAATCGCCTTTTCGTTAAGATGTTAGGGGTCCAAGCACGAAGTCCTGGAAAAATGTTCCAAAGGAATTTAGAAATTTTGATTTATCGTCAAACGGTACGCTAAAATATATTTAGTGGGCGTGGCCCTTTACTAAAATTGTTACCACTTTTGAAGGattgagatattatcaccaaattggAACACTTATGTATGGGACCattctgaggacacacacacacacaaaaaaaatcgcACGCCTCTGCCTcctggtggcgctataataatgaaaaaagaaacattcaatTTTTCTAACTATGGAACTGTTGGTCCGATCGACTTGAAATTTGTCATGCAGTGTCTTTTACCAAGGTGCCATGTTGGAATATGAGGACAGTCTatatctttaaaaacatggccgccattgaccaatcagctttcagcagctattttgttaaataatgtcTACAGACTCTActgatcagttaggtttagaAAAGGGGTGTGGGAATTTTTCCAGGACTTCGTACTTGGACCCCTAAAATCTTAACAAAAATCTACACAACTTGCAAAGACGTcagattgtggtaccgttcatattacacaactgtctgtcttgtcatggaagtcgtagggtTTTCAAATTGCACGACGaacctggactccaaattactttTCACAACAGattacacgcgagaagtgatatgagatatgaaaacaaatgcatgatcatatgttatgcatttcagaatatgatgtgtatgtttttaatcgcctttacataatgtgtaaaggcatcatatattttattggttacaatatgaaaaagtacctcctcctaatgtgtaaaggcatcatatattttattggttacaatatgaaaaagtacctcctcctgaaaaatctacctatttgcttacctgactgtccaagagaattggcaatttctctccaaccctTCTCTTTCttcacccggttgtggtacaatTCAGAGGAAAcctcaaataggcactggtgctcctgccaatgttccacaaattgttcctccatttcttcggtccaattagactttcttgataccgcagccatactagttgatgttctgttgcaggtacatcaggactcctcccactgaaacttcccgtgccccgtttcttgctctgtcattggctgtaggtcaccgcagcagttgtattcagtcaaaacacatttcccattgcacgatttggaatcgacAGACAGGTCCatatatttaacatgctagatatcttgctgacatcAGCAAGCATTCTCTCAGATCGCATCTTTGATCattcatattttgtatttgtcGCTCACAGAAGCTAGCTGTGAAttgcctatgatttcgggcttttgtttgcgatctccacaaaactgtcggcgagtgaaaatcgggcctaaaatc
The Xyrauchen texanus isolate HMW12.3.18 chromosome 34, RBS_HiC_50CHRs, whole genome shotgun sequence DNA segment above includes these coding regions:
- the LOC127628026 gene encoding thy-1 membrane glycoprotein-like; this encodes MNTLKSMFGWLLVLGVLMSPVLCQDEETIITVCQEEDNDLRVDCLLEPKANYHTDYEFSMSKGSKETIINTNISGIMPDPKFRHNTFVTELEPYGFRLIMMSFTITENTTFICKVTKIQKTLSVELDTIQPCSAISLFLLGYHWLSLLVPLCIVQLWEGF